Part of the Candidatus Paceibacterota bacterium genome, AAGAAAGGGTCAGTGGCTATAGAGCTTACAGATTTCTCCGTATTTTATAACCAAGATTCTCTGAAAGAGGTCGAAGAAAATCTAAAAGCCGGGGGAAAGAAACTCATTATCGACAACGGACAGATCATTAAGATTACTAAAGACAAAGAAAACGTCTTATCACGAGAGGTCCTAACTAAGAAATGGACAGATTGGATTGACTATTGGGCTGTAGACTTCAACTTTGAAAGCAAGAAAGAGATTATCCAAAAGACAAATGAGGAAGGAAAGGTAGAAGAAGTCTGGACTGGAGATTATGTATTTGAAAATGAATGGCAGGATTTTCGTACTAAAAAGAAACGAGATTTAATACTCACTACACCACCTATGGAAGTTGTCCCGGGTAAAAGAAAAATCGCAATCAAGGTCGTGGATATTTTCGGCAATGATACGATGAAAATTATTGATATTACCGTTTAATAAATACCATGGCTCTTCACCCTAAATTCCCCAAATCACCATACGAAATACTAGACCCAGCTATTAGGTGGTTTCCGGCTGACGAAAGTCTTAGAGATAAGAAAATGGGTGAACTATTGCCGCCTTTAGTTGTAGAGATTCGCAAGAAAGTAAGAGATTGGCGTTTATCTGGTTATGAAGGAGCAAGTGAGACAAGTAAAGCGCTGCTGAAATGGTGGTTCTTAACCGATCACCCAATAACAGCAGCTACAGGAGAGACAATTCTTTTTAAGTATTATTTTGCACAGCGTGAAGCAGTAGAGACAATCATTTGGCTTTACGAAGTAATAAAAGCTAGAGATAAGTATGAGCTCATTCGTTTCGATGTCTCTGGGGCTGTATCTCCTGCTATGTTTGATGAGACTTGGACCAGATACATTATTAAAATGGCAACAGGCGCTGGAAAGACTAAAGTTTTAAGTCTTATTCTGGCATGGAGCTACTTCCACAAAACATATGAAAGTGATTCTCAATTGGCTCGTAATTTCCTTGTAGTTACTCCGAACATCATTGTGCTTGATCGTATCCGCACAGACTTTGATAGTCTTAAAATATTCTTTGAAGATCCTATTCTCCCTGACAATGGATATATGGGACAAAATTGGAGGGATGATTTTCAGCTGACACTTCATATCCAAGACGAAATAGGAACGATCAGAAAAACAGGAAATATTTTTCTTACAAATATTCATCGTGTTTACGAAGGAGCTACCGAAGCATCTAGTTTTGAAGATGCAGATACTACTGATTATTTTCTTGGCACAAAACCCACAGGAGCAACAAACGATTCCAAATTAGATCTTGGAGACATTGTCCGCAATGTAGATGAGCTCGTAGTATTAAATGACGAAGCGCATCATATTCACGATCCTCGTTTGGCATGGTTCAAAGCTATTGAAGATATGCATAATCGCCTCAAGATGAAAGGCAGCCAACTTTCACTACAGATTGACGTTACAGCTACCCCGAAGCATACAAATGGCTCTATATTCGTCCAAACAGTGAGTGATTACCCACTTGTCGAAGCTATTCATCAAAATGTGGTCAAACATCCTGTATTACCAGACCCAGCCAGTCGTGCCAAATTGCAGGAGCATACGAGCTCTAACTTTACAGAGAAATATAAAGACTACATTCACTTAGGTTATTTGGAGTGGAAAAAAGTCTATGATGAGCATATAAAACTCAATAAAAAATCTGTTTTGTTCGTTATGACAGACGATACTATAAACTGTGATGATGTTGCTGAATATTTAGAGAATACATACTCAGATTTGAGAGGTGCGGTCCTAGTTATCCATACCAAAGACAATGGAGAAATCTCAGAGAGCGTAAGTGGTAAAAAAGAAGAAGAATTAAAGAAACTTCGACATGATGCCAATACCATTGATCGCCTCGACAGCCCATATAAGGTAATCGTATCCGTACTGATGCTCAAAGAAGGTTGGGATGTAAGAAACGTGACTACGATTGTTGGTCTTCGAGCCTACAGCTCAAAGAGTAATATTCTACCAGAACAAACACTTGGTCGTGGACTTCGCCGCATGTATCGTGACCCAGATTTAGCAGAACTTGTCAGTGTTGTTGGGACAGATGCTTTTATGGACTTCGTGGAATCTATTAAGAGTGAGGGTGTTGAGCTTGAACACCGAAAAATGGGTGAAGGTTCTGGTCCTAAAGCACCTCTAGTTGTAGAGATTGATAGAGAGAATATGAAAAAGGATATTGAGAATCTAGATATAGAAATCCCTATCCTTACTCCTCGCATATACCGAGAATATAAAAATCTTTCCAATCTTGAAGTCAAAGATTTTAAACACACGAAAATCTCTATCAAAGAATTTAGCGAAGAAGAAAAAAGAGAGATCGTCTTTAGAGATATCACAAGTGGCGATATAACTCACAAGACAGAGTTAGACAGCAACTTTATTCCAAACTATCAGAGTGTTATTGGATATTTTACCCAAGTTGTCATGAAAGATCTTCGTCTGGTAAGTGGCTACGATATCCTCTATGCCAAGGTAAAAGAGTTTATTCAAAACTATCTTTTTGAGAAGCCAATTGAACTTGAGGATCTAAACTCTCTCCGTAATCTCTCTGAAATCGAAGCGTCAAGAACTATACAAGAAACATTCAAGAAAAGTATAAATGAATTGACCGTATTAGATAAAGGCGAAGCTGAAATACGAGACTACATTAAGGTCAGCAAGAGCCGTCCTTTCGTAGTGAAAGACCAAGGCTACATCGTTCCTAAGAAGAGTGTGTTCAGTAAAATTGTGGGAGACAGTCACTTTGAGCTACAGTTTGCCAACTTCCTAGAAGGATGCGAGGACATTGTGTCGTATGTAAAGAATTATTTTGCGGTCAATTTTAGAATTGATTATAAGAATGCTACAGGAGATATTTCCAACTATTACCCAGACTTTATAATCAAAGTTTCGCCTAAAGAATATTACATTGTGGAGACAAAAGGTCGTGAGGACTTGGACGATATAGAAAAGATTAAGCGCCTAGAGCAGTGGTGTGAAGACGTAAACGCCAATCAAAAAAATGCCAAATATCAGATGCTTTACATCAAGCAGGAAGATTGGGAGGCGCTGGAGCAGAAGC contains:
- a CDS encoding DEAD/DEAH box helicase family protein; translated protein: MALHPKFPKSPYEILDPAIRWFPADESLRDKKMGELLPPLVVEIRKKVRDWRLSGYEGASETSKALLKWWFLTDHPITAATGETILFKYYFAQREAVETIIWLYEVIKARDKYELIRFDVSGAVSPAMFDETWTRYIIKMATGAGKTKVLSLILAWSYFHKTYESDSQLARNFLVVTPNIIVLDRIRTDFDSLKIFFEDPILPDNGYMGQNWRDDFQLTLHIQDEIGTIRKTGNIFLTNIHRVYEGATEASSFEDADTTDYFLGTKPTGATNDSKLDLGDIVRNVDELVVLNDEAHHIHDPRLAWFKAIEDMHNRLKMKGSQLSLQIDVTATPKHTNGSIFVQTVSDYPLVEAIHQNVVKHPVLPDPASRAKLQEHTSSNFTEKYKDYIHLGYLEWKKVYDEHIKLNKKSVLFVMTDDTINCDDVAEYLENTYSDLRGAVLVIHTKDNGEISESVSGKKEEELKKLRHDANTIDRLDSPYKVIVSVLMLKEGWDVRNVTTIVGLRAYSSKSNILPEQTLGRGLRRMYRDPDLAELVSVVGTDAFMDFVESIKSEGVELEHRKMGEGSGPKAPLVVEIDRENMKKDIENLDIEIPILTPRIYREYKNLSNLEVKDFKHTKISIKEFSEEEKREIVFRDITSGDITHKTELDSNFIPNYQSVIGYFTQVVMKDLRLVSGYDILYAKVKEFIQNYLFEKPIELEDLNSLRNLSEIEASRTIQETFKKSINELTVLDKGEAEIRDYIKVSKSRPFVVKDQGYIVPKKSVFSKIVGDSHFELQFANFLEGCEDIVSYVKNYFAVNFRIDYKNATGDISNYYPDFIIKVSPKEYYIVETKGREDLDDIEKIKRLEQWCEDVNANQKNAKYQMLYIKQEDWEALEQKPRGFREVVQGWVK